The proteins below are encoded in one region of bacterium BMS3Abin08:
- the atpE gene encoding ATP synthase subunit c translates to MKKFTAVLFLSLAVIFIIAPAVFAEGTAAGSSANISYYAMAVLGCGIAIGLAAFGTGIGQGLGLSKACEGVARNPGASGKITTTLIIGLAMIESLCIYALVVVLIVFFVNPFKL, encoded by the coding sequence ATGAAGAAATTCACGGCAGTATTATTTCTTTCACTTGCGGTTATCTTCATTATCGCCCCGGCGGTTTTTGCTGAAGGGACAGCCGCAGGCTCATCAGCCAACATCAGTTACTATGCCATGGCTGTCCTTGGATGCGGAATTGCCATCGGACTTGCAGCCTTCGGGACAGGAATAGGACAGGGTCTCGGTCTGAGTAAGGCATGCGAGGGTGTCGCCAGGAATCCCGGTGCTTCCGGTAAAATCACGACAACCCTCATCATCGGTCTCGCCATGATCGAGTCTCTCTGTATCTACGCCCTTGTTGTAGTGCTGATTGTATTCTTCGTAAATCCCTTTAAACTTTAA
- a CDS encoding putative metallo-hydrolase — translation MIIKSITVGPLEVNTFLIGDPGSSEALLIDPGDEPDRIIDLLRSEDLRLKQIICTHAHFDHVGAIPEIKKETGAAILIHKDEAEIYGAARDMAAFWGYDIDPLPAPDGFLEEGDSVSVGDLSFKVIHTPGHSPGGLCLYGNGVVITGDTLFAGSVGRTDFPGGDINKLKESFRRLMELPDDTEVLPGHGPRSAIGTEKRENFFRNELD, via the coding sequence ATGATTATTAAATCCATAACCGTCGGTCCCCTTGAGGTAAACACCTTTCTAATTGGAGACCCCGGCAGCAGTGAAGCCCTCCTGATCGACCCCGGAGATGAACCCGACAGGATCATTGACCTGTTACGCTCCGAGGACCTCAGGTTGAAACAGATCATATGCACCCATGCCCATTTTGATCATGTAGGCGCGATCCCCGAGATTAAGAAAGAAACCGGGGCAGCTATCCTCATACATAAGGACGAAGCGGAGATATACGGGGCGGCAAGGGACATGGCTGCATTCTGGGGTTACGACATCGATCCTCTCCCCGCACCGGACGGGTTCTTAGAGGAAGGGGACTCGGTCAGCGTCGGGGATTTGTCCTTTAAGGTGATTCACACCCCCGGCCACAGCCCGGGGGGTCTGTGCCTGTATGGGAACGGGGTAGTCATTACCGGAGATACCCTCTTTGCAGGTTCTGTGGGAAGAACCGACTTTCCGGGTGGTGATATCAACAAACTCAAGGAATCCTTCAGAAGACTGATGGAACTGCCCGATGATACGGAGGTCCTCCCCGGGCATGGCCCCAG